A genomic region of Prionailurus viverrinus isolate Anna chromosome D4, UM_Priviv_1.0, whole genome shotgun sequence contains the following coding sequences:
- the TMEM268 gene encoding transmembrane protein 268, translated as MACEPQMGPSGAAGPLPTSSPGWNALPGGRPPGWGQELRNGQVLTVLRIDNTCAPIAFDLGVAEEQLQTWGIQVPADQYRSLAESALLEPQVRRYIIYNSRPMRLAFAVVFYVVVWANIYSTSQMFALGNHWVGVLLVTLAAMSLTLTLVLIFERHQRKANTNTDLRLAAANGALLRHRVLLGVTDTVEGCQSVIQLWFVYFDLENCVQFLSDHIQEMKTSQESLLRSRLSQLCVVMETGVSPETEEGPEDLLEEAPLLPGSPHSEERPLLQTELRQLVPEAEPEEMAQQLLAVFGGYYIRLLVTSQLPQAVGTRHTDSPRIPCPCQLIEAHILGTGCCPFLAR; from the exons ATGGCCTGCGAACCTCAGATGGGCCCCAGCGGGGCAGCCGGCCCATTGCCCACCTCCTCTCCTGGCTGGAATGCCTTGCCTGGAGGGCGTCCCCCAGGCTGGGGGCAAG AGCTCCGCAATGGCCAGGTCCTCACGGTTCTGCGGATCGACAACACCTGTGCGCCCATCGCCTTCGATCTGGGCGTCGCAGAAGAGCAACTGCAGACCTGGGGCATTCAG GTCCCCGCCGACCAGTACAGGAGCTTGGCCGAAAGCGCTCTCTTGGAGCCCCAAGTGAGGCGATACATCATCTACAACTCCAGGCCCATGCGGTTGGCCTTTGCTGTG GTGTTCTATGTGGTGGTGTGGGCTAACATCTACTCCACCAGCCAGATGTTTGCCCTGGGGAACCACTGGGTAGGTGTGCTGCTCGTGACCCTGGCTGCCATGAGCCTGACTCTGACCCTCGTGCTCATCTTCGAGAGACACCAGAGGAAG GCCAACACCAACACGGACCTTAGGCTGGCGGCTGCCAACGGAGCCCTCCTGAGGCACCGGGTGCTGCTGGGGGTGACGGACACGGTGGAAGGCTGCCAGAGTGTGATTCAG ctctggTTCGTCTACTTCGACCTGGAGAACTGTGTGCAGTTTTTGTCTGACCACATTCAAGAGATGAAGACTAGCCAAGAG TCCTTGCTGAGAAGCAGATTGAGCCAGCTGTGTGTTGTCATGGAAACCGGAGTGAGCCCCGAGACAGAAGAGGGGCCTGAGGACCTGTTGGAGGAAGCCCCTCTCCTGCCCGGCAGTCCTCATTCGGAGGAGAGGCCACTCCTGCAGACTGAGCTTCGCCAGCTCGTGCCTGAGGCTGAGCCAGAG gaaaTGGCCCAGCAGCTGTTGGCGGTATTTGGCGGCTACTATATCCGGCTCCTGGTGACCTCGCAGCTTCCCCAGGCAGTGGGGACACGACACACGGACTCGCCAAGGATTCCGTGCCCCTGCCAGCTCATAGAAGCCCACATCCTGGGTACTGGGTGCTGCCCATTCCTGGCCAGGTGA